The following coding sequences are from one Paracoccus alcaliphilus window:
- a CDS encoding NAD(P)H-quinone oxidoreductase gives MFPDAMNAIEITAPGDADKLQMTRRPVPVPSHDQILIRVGWAGINRPDVLQRAGSYAPPPGASDLPGLEAAGEVVGVGSGVSRWKKGDRVTALLPGGGYAEYVVCHADHALAIPEGLDLREAACLPETAFTVWSNVVRRGHLRAGERFLVHGGTSGIGMMAIQTARALGARVFATASSAEKCEAIAALGATAINYREDDFVKHLTNEGGADLILDMVGGSYIPRNIRALATDGRLVMIAFLEGAKAELNFAQIMMRRLSVTGSTLRPQSDAAKADIAQDLRDMLWPMIEGGVVRVMIDSEFDLSDAAEAHRRMESSGHIGKIVLKVAGG, from the coding sequence CGACGCGATGAACGCCATCGAGATCACCGCCCCCGGTGACGCTGACAAGCTGCAGATGACCCGCCGCCCGGTGCCGGTTCCCAGCCATGACCAGATCCTGATCCGGGTGGGCTGGGCGGGGATCAACCGCCCCGATGTGCTGCAACGCGCCGGATCATATGCGCCGCCGCCCGGTGCCTCGGATCTGCCGGGGCTCGAGGCTGCGGGCGAAGTGGTCGGTGTCGGATCCGGTGTCAGCCGCTGGAAAAAGGGTGACCGGGTGACGGCGCTGCTGCCCGGCGGAGGCTATGCCGAATACGTTGTCTGCCACGCCGATCATGCGCTGGCCATCCCCGAGGGGCTTGACCTGCGCGAAGCCGCCTGCCTGCCCGAAACCGCCTTCACCGTCTGGTCGAACGTGGTCCGTCGCGGCCATCTGCGCGCGGGAGAGCGGTTTCTGGTCCATGGTGGCACATCGGGCATCGGCATGATGGCGATCCAGACCGCCCGCGCTCTCGGCGCCCGGGTCTTCGCCACCGCCAGCAGCGCGGAAAAATGCGAAGCCATCGCCGCCCTCGGCGCGACCGCGATCAATTACCGCGAGGATGATTTCGTCAAGCATCTGACGAATGAGGGTGGCGCCGACCTGATCCTCGACATGGTCGGTGGCAGCTATATTCCGCGCAATATCAGGGCGCTGGCCACGGATGGGCGGCTGGTGATGATCGCCTTCCTCGAAGGTGCAAAGGCCGAACTGAACTTCGCCCAGATCATGATGCGCCGACTGAGCGTGACCGGCTCGACCCTGCGCCCGCAATCGGACGCCGCCAAGGCTGACATCGCCCAGGATTTGCGCGACATGCTGTGGCCGATGATCGAAGGCGGTGTCGTGCGAGTGATGATCGACAGCGAATTCGATCTGTCCGATGCAGCCGAGGCGCATCGGCGCATGGAAAGCAGCGGTCATATCGGCAAGATCGTGCTGAAAGTTGCAGGCGGCTGA